In Aureibaculum algae, the following are encoded in one genomic region:
- a CDS encoding CvpA family protein: protein MNTLDIILAALLLFGLVRGFMKGFFVEVAGLAALALGLYGAIHFSHFASSYIERSVEWNDKHIQIAAFAVTFLVIIILISLAGKLLTKIADVAALGLFNKMIGGLFGAAKIGLILSVVLVVFSKLNRTIPFLTEEQIEESELYEPVKGIVPLIFPNIVQEDEEANEDEV, encoded by the coding sequence ATGAATACCTTAGATATAATATTAGCCGCCTTGTTACTTTTCGGATTGGTCCGTGGATTTATGAAAGGTTTTTTTGTAGAAGTTGCCGGATTAGCAGCTTTGGCATTAGGACTTTACGGAGCTATTCATTTTTCACATTTTGCATCTAGTTATATAGAGAGAAGTGTGGAATGGAATGACAAACATATTCAAATAGCTGCTTTTGCGGTGACTTTTTTGGTGATTATTATTTTAATTTCATTAGCGGGTAAGCTATTGACAAAAATTGCGGATGTTGCAGCGTTAGGTCTCTTTAATAAAATGATAGGAGGTTTGTTTGGTGCGGCCAAAATAGGATTAATTCTAAGTGTAGTTTTAGTGGTTTTTAGTAAATTAAATAGAACAATCCCATTTCTTACGGAGGAGCAAATAGAGGAATCAGAATTGTACGAACCTGTCAAAGGTATTGTGCCGTTAATTTTTCCGAATATAGTTCAGGAGGATGAGGAGGCTAATGAAGATGAAGTTTAA